The window TTTTCATTTTTGCTCATGTCACTTAACACTGAACCACCGTTCATTTCAGAACCTGTTGCAGCCAGGGTTAAAATACTTACGATAGGTAATGCCTTTGTCACTAATGAACTATTACTTGTGAAATCCCAAGGGTCTCCATCATAAAAAGTACCGGCTGCTATTCCTTTAGAACAGTCAATGGTTGACCCTCCGCCGACTGCTAATATTACATCAATCTCGTGTTCTTGGCATAATGCGACACCTTTTCTAACCGTTTCAATTCGTGGATTAGGTTCCACCCCTGCTAATTCAAAAAGATTAAAGTCCGCACCTAACAACGCTTGGATTTTATCGTATAAACCATTTTTCTTAATACTTCCGCCACCATATACAAGTAATACGTTTTGACCAAATGTACTTAAACATTCTGGTAATTGATTGACTTGTTCACGTCCAAATAAAACCTTTGTGGGCGCATAAAACTGAAAATTTTCCATGATGTTTCCTCCTTGTAATTAAAAAGTAGCGCACATCACTGTACGCTACCATTATACCTTATTTGATTTGCGTTGAAAACGTTACCGACTACTAGTCATCACTAAATTGTAAATCATGGAGTTCATGATAAACACCGTCTTCTTTCGCAATCAATTCATCATGCGTTCCCATTTCGACCACTTCTCCGCTCTTCAAGACAATAATCTTGTCTGCTTTACGGATAGTCGATAAACGATGGGCGATGACAACTGACGTACGACCAGCTAATGCTGTTTCAAATGCTTCTTGAATGAAATGCTCACTCTCACTATCTAAATGAGCTGTTGCTTCATCAAGAACAACAATATCAGGTGATTTTAATAATAAACGAGCAATCGCTAAACGTTGGCGTTCCCCACCACTCAGACGATAACCACGGTCACCAATCACGGTTTCTAACCCTTGAGGTAAATCTTCAACTAAATTGTAAATATAGGCTTCTTTTAATGCAAAAATCATTTCTTCTTCCGTCGCATCTGGTTTAGCATAACGTAAGTTGCTAGCAATTGTGTCATGGAACATATGAGCGTCCTGACTCACTACCCCAACGGTTTCACGAATAGAGTCCAAACTAACCTCTCTTAATGACTTACCAGCAATACTAATCGTTCCTTCATTTGGATCATACATACGTGAAATCAAACCTGATAAAGTTGACTTACCGGCCCCACTTGGACCAACTAAGGCAACCATTTGGCCTGGCTCAATGTTGAACGTAATGTTTTTAAGAATCATGTCATCACTGTCGCCACGATCATCTGAAATCGTTTCTAAACTACCTAAACTCACTTCAGAATCTTTTGGATAGCGGAAGCTAACATCATCAAACGTAATACTTGAACCATTTTGAGCAACAAATGGGCGTAAATCTTCTGCATCTGGTAATTCTTTGACACTTGGTTCTAAATCTAAAATTTCAAACACACGTTCAAAGGAAACCAACGCTGTTAAGACGTCAACTTGAATATTTGATAGTGACGTAATTGGACCGTATAGACGATTTAAATAAGATGCTAAGGCAACTACTACCCCGACCGTAATCGTTTCTTTAATGGCCATTACACCACCAAAACCATAAACAACCGCTAAGGCAATTGCCGAAACAGTTCCGATCATCACTCGCATGAATGAACCCGTTAAAGCTTGTTTAATACTCAAATCGCGAACTTTACCAATTTGGTCAGCATATAATTGTGCATCTACTTTTGGATCTCCATAACTTTTAGCTAAAAGAGCTCCCGATACATTGAAACGTTCATTAGATAATTGCGTTGCATCTGCTTTTAAATCATACGATTCACGCATTAATAACGACAATTTAGGCCCAACAATTTTTGCGGGTAAAATAAAAGCTGGAATCAATAGTAACGCAATCAGCGTTAACTGCCAACTCATACTTAACATCGCCGCTAAGGTAAACACAACGGATAATGTGTTACTAAAAATACTACTCAATGTATTCGTAAACACCGATTGAGCTCCCATAACATCTCCGTTAATACGTTGTACTAGCGCACCTGTTTTAGTTCTAGAAAAGAACGCAAGTGATTGTTTTTGGATATGTTCAAATAATTGGTTTTGCAAATCAAAGATAACCCCTTGACCAATCTTTGTTGAGACCCAACGTTGTGCAATCGAAAGAAGAGCACTAATAATTGAAAGAATTGCCGTTAACCCTGCATAAAAAATAACATTCCCTGTGTCCTTAGTAGGAATCCACTTATCAATAATTGCTTTAAATAATAACGGAGTCCATGCGCCAATCAACGCATCAATAATAATAAATACTAAAAATAAAGCTAAAAACCATTTGTAAGGTTTTGCGTACTTCAACACACGAATCACTGTGTCTTTGTTAATCTTGGCACCTTTGATTTTTTCCGTGTCTTGAGTAAAACTACGCATACCACCCATACCGCCACCGGCCATACTACCATCTCCCTAATTGTTATAGAATAACAAAAAAACTTTTTTCTAATTAAACTATAGCAACTACCTAAATTCTCTGCAAAAGATACGGCTCTAAATCGCATAAACAGTCAATTATACCCTCATTAAAAAATATATCCGACTTTCATAAGATTTAACTAAGAATCCTATCAATCATTTCACGCACTTCTTTTTTCCGCTAAAATAAAAGAAAAAACGAGGTCTTCTTATGAAAAACAATCTATTTTTCTTATCTCCATTCATCCTACTAGCCATCAATTTATTCACACATCCTTTAGCGTTTAGCCTTACCTATTATTTTTTTGCTAAACAACCGGCTATAGTAATCACGCTAGCTATAGTCCTAGTCATCAATATCTTGTTACTTGCATACTTAAGCATCACATCACTCATCGTCTTAAAAAGAAAACAACTTAGCCAGCTAAACTTACATACGCAATTAACCCGCATCCAACTGTTCATCCAACTAATCTTAGTCTTCTATAGCTACATCCTAGCTCAAAAAGATGATGCCCCAGGATTAATCCTTCTGTTTGCAGCGTGCTTGGCGATAAGTTTCAGTCATTATTTCTTTACTAAACGAGTTATGATTCACTAAAGAATAGGAGCTGTCTTTTCATACTTTTACGATAAATTAGGAGAAAACGGATTTGTGTGTTATACTAAGTATGTAATTAATTTTAATAGTAATCTGAGAAAATATAATACGTTTTATTTAACTCCTATTACCTTGATATTTTTTGCAATACAATTTAGTAGGAGGAAGATATATATGAATAACGGAACAGTGAAATGGTTTAACGAAGCTAAAGGATTTGGTTTTATTACAATGGAAGATGGTAATGATGTATTTGCTCATTTCTCAGCAATCCAAGGTGACGGATTCAAAACTTTAGACGAAGGTCAACGTGTTACTTTTGACACTGAAGAAGGCCAACGTGGTTTACAAGCAATTAACATCGTTAAAGCTTAATAACACAATAAATGAAAGAGACTATCTTGTTTGATAGTCTCTTTTTTTAGGAGGAAAACATGTCATTATTAAAAATAGGTCAACTCGTACAGTTTAAATCAACCTTGCTAAGTCATGTCGCAACAGGTACTATTTATAAACTCAACATCAACACCTGTGCAATCGAATTTGATACCTTTAATCCAATCGACAAAGATAGAATCCATGTGTTAAATAATAAAATTATCATCAGTAACAAAGATATCATGATTTAAAAAAGCCATCCGATTAAGAGCTTCCCCTTTAAAATGGGATAGTTCCTAATCGGCTGGCTTTTTTCTATTTTACTAAACGATTCAATTTTAACTTCTTATCAGAGCTGATCGCGTTCTCAATCACTTTATGCAATCCGGATTTCATGAACATCCCCTCGAAAATAATTCCCCCCTATTCCAAAAATATGAGAAGCTATTTTTGAATGGGTTTCATTATTTTTTGGGGATAAACGCTCATTCAATCACTTTAATGAACGGGCTTTCGAAGACAGATTTTTTCGGTAATATGTCACGACTCTCAAAAATTGCTTCACAATTTTCGTCATCGTGCTGCATATTACTCAAAATCTAAACGCCCTCTCAAGCACCTTATTCAATCACTTTATGCAATAATCGTATCTAGTGCGACGATCATCATTTCATCAAATGTACTTTGACGTTCTTCAGATGTTGTCTCTTCACCCGTTAAAATATGATCACTTACAGTCATTAACGCAAGCGCTTGAATATGATATTTTGCCGCTAAGTAATAAAGAACCGCTGCTTCCATCTCAATACCTAACACACCATGTTCACCCAAACGGAAGACTTCGTCCATACTATCTTTATAGAACATGTCATCAGATAACACATTCCCCACATGAATATTAAAACCTTTTTCTTTAGCTGTTTCGTAAGCTTTTAATAATAAGTTAAAGTCAGCAATTTGTGGGAAATCATGTTTTGGAAAATCATTACGGATTATCGCTGAAGAAGTCGCTGCAGCTTGTGCTAAAACTAAATCGCGGACGTGAACATCTTTTTGAATAGAACCACATGTTCCTACACGTATTAGTTTTTTTACGCCGTATTCACGAATTAATTCTGTTGCATAAATAGCCGCAGAAGGCATTCCCATACCAGAACCTTGAACAGATACAGGCACCCCTTTATAGGTTCCTGTGAACCCTAACATCCCACGAACATTGTTATACTGTTTAGGATTATCTAAAAACTTTTCAGCAATATACTTTGCTCTTAATGGATCTCCTGGTAATAACACTTTATCAGCAATCTCGCCAGCTTTGGCTTCAATATGAATACTCACAATTAATCCTCCTAGTAAATTTGAATTATAATTTTTCTAAACTTAATTTCACTAATGATTTAAATTCTTCTTTAACACGTTCTGTTGTTTCAACTACTTCATCATGGTTTAAGTTCGCTTGCATACCGGCTGCTAAGTTCGTAATACAGCTGATACCTAACACGCGCATGCCCATGTGACGAGCTACGATGACTTCAGGAACGGTTGACATACCGACAGCATCCGCCCCTAAAATACGTGCCATTTTAACTTCAGCAGGTGTTTCATACGTTGGACCTGAGAACCCCATATAAACCCCTTGTTGTAACATAATTTTTAGATCAGTTGCGACTTCACGTACAATTTTTCCATACTCTTTGTCATAAGCTTCTGACATATCAGGGAAGCGTGGACCTAAATCTTCTTCGTTCTCCCCAATTAATGGATTATCACCAGTGAAGTTAATATGGTCTTGAATTAACATTAGATTACCTGGTGTAAATGATGTATTACATCCACCAGCAGCATTTGTTACGATCATTGAATGAGCGCCCAAGGCATTCATTACACGAACTGGGAATGTCACAGTTTGCATTGAATGGCCTTCATAAAAATGGAAACGTCCTTGCATCGCTAATACATTTTTACCTGAAAGTGTTCCATAAACCAATTGTCCAGCATGACCAACAACTGTTGAAACAGGGAAATTAGGAATTTCTTCGTAAGGAATCACAATAGGATTAGCAATCTCATCCGCTAATTCACCTAAGCCTGATCCTAAAATCATACCAAAATCAATAGCGCCTACACCTTTATCTTTAATAAATGCTGCTGTCTCTTTTAATTGTTCACTTAGTTTTTTATTCATGTCAAACTCCTTTTGTCTTTTGTCTTTTTATTTTAATTCTTGTAAGAAACTTGTGCCGTTTTCAGTCGCTGCAACGCCAAAGTTTTCTGCAATAGTTGCTGAAATATCTGAGAAATGTCCAACTGGTAAGTTACCTTTACCTGTCATTTTTTTGCTAAATAACATTAATGGAACATATTCACGAGTGTGGTCAGTTCCTGGGAATGTTGGGTCATTACCATGGTCAGCAGTGATCATTAATAAATCATCTTCTGCCATTGCGTCAATAATTTCAGGTAGGCGTGCATCGAATTCTTCTAAAGCATTACCATAACCTGGTGTGTCGCGACGATGACCGAATAACGCATCAAAATCTACTAAGTTCGTGAAACTTAATCCTTCAAAATCACGTGCCATCACGTCTAATAATTTATCTACCCCATCCATATTAGAAGCAGTACGAACATAGTCTGTAATGCCTTGACCATTAAAGATATCGTTAATCTTACCTACTGCGATGACTTCTTTACCCGCATCTTGTAAGTGATTTAATACTGTTTCACCAAATGGATCTAAGGCATAGTCATGACGATTTGGTGTACGTGTAAAGTTGCCTGGTTCCCCTACATAAGGACGCGCAATAATACGGCCAATCATATAAGGATCATCTTTTGTAATGTCACGTGTGTATTCGCAAATACGATATAGCTCTTCTAATGGAATGACATCTTCGTGTGCAGCAATTTGTAACACTGGATCTGCTGATGTATAAATAATTAATGAGCCTGTTTCCATTTGTTCTGCTCCAAAATCATCAATAACTGCAGTTCCACTATAAGGTTTATTAGCGCCCATAATAATACCACGACCTGAAAACTCAGAGATTTTATCTAACAAGTCTTGTGGAAATCCTTCTGGAAATACTCGGAATGGCGTTTGAATATTTAAACCAGCAATCTCCCAGTGACCTGTCATTGTGTCTTTACCTACTGAAACTTCTTGCAATTTAGTTGCATAACCTTGATGATTTTCAACTGCCTTAACACCTGTTAACGGCTCAATAGTTCCTAAACCTAATTGCTCCATGTTCGGCACATTTAGGCCTACTTCTTTTGCAATATGACCTAATGTGTGACTACCTACATCGCCAAATTTCTCAGCATCTGGTGCTTCTCCAATTCCTACTGAATCCATGACGATTAAATGCATACGTTTAAACATTTTTCCCACTTTCCTCTCTATCCTTATAATTATATGTTAACACAAAAGGGCGCGGCTAAGAAACATCTCCCTAGCCCCGCCCTTTTGTGTAAAACGCTTATTTTGACTTGATATAATTTTTCCCGTTTGCTTTTGGTCCTGAGGCTTTTCCTAAGAAAATCACTAGGACTAAAATAGTTAGGACGTAAGGGGCACACTGTAAGTATACTGCTGGAATTGATGAAATAACTGGTAAGTTTGATCCTGAGATACTGATATTTTGAGCAAATCCGAAGAAAATTGCTGAAGCCATCGCACCTAGTGGATTCCATTTACCAAAGATCATTGCAGCCATTGCGATAAACCCTTGACCTGAAATAGTTGTAATAGCAAAACGTCCGGCGATTTGTTGAGCGAAAACTGCTCCACCCATACCACCTAAGAAACCTGAAAGTAATACGCCTGCATAACGCATTGCGTAAACATTGATACCTAATGTATCTGCAGCCTGAGGATTCTCACCCACGGCACGTAAACGTAAACCAAATTTTGTTTTACTCAAGACAAACCACGCAATAATCGTTACAATAATTGCAAAGTAAGCCGGTAAACTAGTACCTTCAAAGAAGATTGGCCCTAACACTGGAATTTTTGATAAATGTTCAAATGTAAAGTAACCAAAACTTTCTCTAATATTATCTGTTTGACCTTTTTGATAAATTACTTTAACTAAGAAAATAGCTAACGAAGGAGCCATTAAGTTTACCACTGTACCTGAAATAATATGGTCAGCACGGAAACTTACGGTTGCTACTGCATGGATTAACGAGAATAACATCCCTGTTAAACCACCGACTAACACACCTACCCAAGGCGTCCAAGCGCCAAGTTGTTCAGCAAAACTCAAGTTAAAGACGATTGAGCTAAATGCTCCCATTACCATAATACCTTCAAGACCTACGTTAACAACCCCACCGCGTTCTGAGAAGACACCACCTAAAGCTGTTAAGATTAAAGGTGTAGCATAAATTAAGGTTTGGGTTACTAGTGAAGCTATTGTTGATAAATCCATTAGATAGTCCCCCCTTCATTATTCTCATTGCTTGGTGTTGGTTTTAAATCAATTGTTTCTGCTTTTTTATCTTTAATTACTTTGTCGATGACTAACTTAATAATAAAGCTAATACCGATAAAGAAGATAATCGAAGCAATCACGACATCTACTAACTCTGGTGGAATACCTGCAAATTGCATCCCTTGTCCACCAAGCTTTAAGACACTAAATAGTAAGGCAGAAATCAAAATACCTACTGATGTGCCTGATCCTAATAATGACACGGCCATCCCATCAAAACCGATACTTAATGATGAACCTTGAACGAAGAAGTTATTAAATGTTCCTAACCCCTGCACAACGCCACCTAAACCAGCTAACGCACCAGAAATCACCATTGAAATAATGATTGTACGTTTACTACTCATACCTGCATATTCAGAGGCAAACGGGTTTAACCCAACTGAACGAATTTCTAAACCTAATGTTGTTTTCTTTAATAAGAACCAAACTAAAACTAAGAAAACTATGGCTAAAATAATACCTAAGTTTAAACGAGAACCGTTAGAAATTTGACCTAACCATTCTGTTCGAAGTGAGCCTTCTAAGCCGACATTTTTTGTAACACCTTTTGTTTGAATAATTGACTCACTCATAACGTTATTAACAATATGCGTACTTACATATAATAAAATATAGTTCATCATAATCGTTACAATTACTTCACTTGTACCAAAGAATGCACGTAACGCACCTGGGATTGCTGCCGCAACAGCACCTGCTAGAGCACCGACGATAACTGCAACGGGAACAACCACTAATTTAGGCATGCCTTGCATCGCTAATACTGTCCAAACACTCGCAACCCAACCACATAATGCTTGACCAGATAACCCGATATTAAAGAATCCGGCAGTATTAGCTACCGCAAACCCTAAACCGGTAAAAATTAACGGCCCAGCTGTTACAAATATTTCTCCGATACTTTTTGGATTTATTGCACCTGTTTGGGGATTAATAAATGCCGTGTTAATCATTGTTTTATATCCTGCGATTGCGTCATACCCTGACACCCACATGATAATGGCTCCTAATAGAAACCCTAGAAGCACTGATAATACGGGTACCAGTACTTTTTTCAAATTGCTCGTACTATTATCCATTGATATCACCTGCTTCTGAATTTTGTAGTTCTTTGCGCGCTTCTTCTAATGAATAACCCGCCATCATTAATCCTAGTTCGTTTTCTGTTGTTTCTTTTGCATTTACAATACCTACAATTTCACCAGCATGTAACACAGCAATACGATCAGAAACATTTAAGATTTCATCTAATTCAAAGCTTACCACTAATACGGCTTTATCTTTATCACGTTGATCAATTAAACGTTTGTGAATATATTCAATCGCTCCAACGTCAAGTCCACGTGTTGGCTGTGATACGATAAGTAAATCAGGGTCACGATCCACTTCACGGGCAATAATTGCTTTTTGTTGGTTACCTCCTGACAATGCTTTAGCAGGCACTAACTCATTGACTGTACGAACATCGTACTCATCGATTAATTTACGTGCATATTCATTAATCACTTTATAATTTAACACGCCATTTTTACTTAAAGGTTCTTTGTAATAAGTTTGCAAGCCAATATTTTCAGCTAAAGACATCTCTAAGACTAAACCATATTTATGGCGGTCTTCTGGAACGTGTCCTACACCTAATTCCGTAATCTTACGTGGCTTCCAGTCGCTTACTTCTTCGCCTTTAATTTTAATCGAACCACTTTCAACTTTTTTAAGACCTGTTAACGCTTGGATTAATTCTGTTTGACCGTTACCGTCAATACCAGCAATTCCCATCACTTCACCAGCTCTAACCTCTAAGCTTAAGTTTTTAACAGCATCTAAGCCGCGTGCTTCTTTTACCACTAAATTTTCAATACTTAACACTACGTCTTTTGGATGTGGTTCTCTTTTCTCTGTTTTAAATGAAACAGAACGTCCTACCATCATATCGGCTAATTGTTGTGAAGAAACATCTTTTACCATTACCGTATCAATACTCTTACCACGACGGATAACCGTACAACGATCGGCAACTTTTTTAATTTCATCTAATTTATGTGTGATAATAATAATAGATTTACCTTCTTTAACTAAACCATGCATAATATCAATTAATTCGTCAATTTCTTGTGGTGTTAACACAGCTGTTGGCTCATCAAAGATTAAGATATCTGCTCCTCGGTAAAGCGTTTTAAGTATCTCTACACGTTGTTGCATTCCAACTGAAATATCACGGATATAAGCATCCGGATCAACATCTAACCCATACTTTTCTGAAACTTCGATAATTTCCTGGCGTGCTTTCTTTTGATCAAGAACACCATTCTTTGTTAATTCACTACCTAATACAATATTTTCTGTCACTGTAAATGCATCAATTAGCATAAAATGTTGGTGAACCATTCCGATACCCATGCGATTTGCCGCTGTGGGACCTGAAATATTGACTACCTCACCATTTAATAATATTTCTCCAGATGTCGGTTCTAATAATCCAGACAAAATGTTCATTAAAGTTGATTTACCCGCTCCATTTTCACCTAATAGTGCATGGATTTCACCTTTTTCTAGTTGCAAATTGATATTATCATTTGCTTTAAAGGTACCAAATTGCTTAGTAATATTTCTCATTTCTATAACTAAGTCTTTTGTCACAATCTTCACATCCTAACAATTTATTGTTTACTTAGGCAACAACGTACTTACTGTCAATCGATATTTAATTTCCGAGTAACTACTACAACTTTTTGAGGAAAAACCTCCTCTTACGTAAATAAATAGTAAATATTCACTTACGTAAAAGCGGAAAAACGCCTTTTATTTATATCATAGCCTTGTTGCTGAGCAACAAGGCTATGTCTTAAGCTGTTTAATTTAGAATAGTAATGTATTATTTTCCTGGTGTTTCAGGAACTTCTACTTTACCATCGATAACATTTTGTTTAGCTTCTTTAACGGCTGCTTTAGCATCGTCTGATAAGAAACCATCTGTTAAGTCTACCCCACCGTCTTTAAGACCGTAAACTAAACTTTCACCACCTGGGAATTCATCGTTTAATGCACGAGTAGAAATATCTTGGACAGCTGCCCCTACACCTTTAAGTGTTGAAGTTAATGTGAAGTTATCTTCTTCACCGTCTTTGTTTTTGTAGACACCTTCAGCTTGTTGATCGCTATCTACACCGATAACCCAAACTTTATCATCACTTGCACGATCTTTGTTTAAAGCAGCTGCTTCTTGGAATAACCCAGCACCTGTACCACCTGATGCATGGTAGATGATGTCTGCGCCATTTTTGTACATATCAGCGGCTAACGCTTTACCTTTAGCTGGATCGCCAAATGATGCGGCATATTTAGCTGTTACTTCAATCTTCTTACCTAGATTTTTAGCTCCGTCTTCAACACCTTTAGCAAAACCTGCTTCAAAACGGTCAATTACAACACCTTCTTCACCACCGATAAAACCAACTTTGTCAGTTTTAGTTGTGTAAGCTGCTGCGATACCTGCTAAGTAAGCTGCTTCGTTATCTTTGAATGTTGCAGAAACAACATTATCAAATCCTTCGATTACACTATCAATGATACCGAATTGTGTATCTGGATTTTGAGCTGCAGCTGCTTCGATACCTGGTTGTAATAAGTAACCAATACCAAAGATTGTTTTGAAACCTTGTGATACAGCTGAGTCAATATTAGTTGTATATTCTGACCCGTCATTAGATTGGATGTAATCAAATCCGTTAACACCTTTTTCAGCACCGTGTTCTTTACCCCAAGCTTGTAAACCTTCCCAAGCTGATTGGTTGAATGAACGGTCATCAACACCACCGATATCTGTAACCATTGCAACAGTATGTGCTTTGTCTACGTCGCCACCAGTTGCCGCACCTGAATCTGCAGTCTTGTCGTTGTTACTTCCACATGCTGTTAATCCAAGTCCTAATGCTAATGTTGCTGCTCCAAGACTAAATAGTTTTGCCTTTTTCATTTCTGTAAAGCCCCCTAAAATAGTTTTTTTTATTTATTTAACTGCTCGTGCAGGTTAAATCTCATTTAATTACCTTCCATTTG is drawn from Vagococcus xieshaowenii and contains these coding sequences:
- a CDS encoding ABC transporter ATP-binding protein, whose protein sequence is MAGGGMGGMRSFTQDTEKIKGAKINKDTVIRVLKYAKPYKWFLALFLVFIIIDALIGAWTPLLFKAIIDKWIPTKDTGNVIFYAGLTAILSIISALLSIAQRWVSTKIGQGVIFDLQNQLFEHIQKQSLAFFSRTKTGALVQRINGDVMGAQSVFTNTLSSIFSNTLSVVFTLAAMLSMSWQLTLIALLLIPAFILPAKIVGPKLSLLMRESYDLKADATQLSNERFNVSGALLAKSYGDPKVDAQLYADQIGKVRDLSIKQALTGSFMRVMIGTVSAIALAVVYGFGGVMAIKETITVGVVVALASYLNRLYGPITSLSNIQVDVLTALVSFERVFEILDLEPSVKELPDAEDLRPFVAQNGSSITFDDVSFRYPKDSEVSLGSLETISDDRGDSDDMILKNITFNIEPGQMVALVGPSGAGKSTLSGLISRMYDPNEGTISIAGKSLREVSLDSIRETVGVVSQDAHMFHDTIASNLRYAKPDATEEEMIFALKEAYIYNLVEDLPQGLETVIGDRGYRLSGGERQRLAIARLLLKSPDIVVLDEATAHLDSESEHFIQEAFETALAGRTSVVIAHRLSTIRKADKIIVLKSGEVVEMGTHDELIAKEDGVYHELHDLQFSDD
- a CDS encoding cold-shock protein, whose amino-acid sequence is MNNGTVKWFNEAKGFGFITMEDGNDVFAHFSAIQGDGFKTLDEGQRVTFDTEEGQRGLQAINIVKA
- the deoD gene encoding purine-nucleoside phosphorylase yields the protein MSIHIEAKAGEIADKVLLPGDPLRAKYIAEKFLDNPKQYNNVRGMLGFTGTYKGVPVSVQGSGMGMPSAAIYATELIREYGVKKLIRVGTCGSIQKDVHVRDLVLAQAAATSSAIIRNDFPKHDFPQIADFNLLLKAYETAKEKGFNIHVGNVLSDDMFYKDSMDEVFRLGEHGVLGIEMEAAVLYYLAAKYHIQALALMTVSDHILTGEETTSEERQSTFDEMMIVALDTIIA
- a CDS encoding purine-nucleoside phosphorylase encodes the protein MNKKLSEQLKETAAFIKDKGVGAIDFGMILGSGLGELADEIANPIVIPYEEIPNFPVSTVVGHAGQLVYGTLSGKNVLAMQGRFHFYEGHSMQTVTFPVRVMNALGAHSMIVTNAAGGCNTSFTPGNLMLIQDHINFTGDNPLIGENEEDLGPRFPDMSEAYDKEYGKIVREVATDLKIMLQQGVYMGFSGPTYETPAEVKMARILGADAVGMSTVPEVIVARHMGMRVLGISCITNLAAGMQANLNHDEVVETTERVKEEFKSLVKLSLEKL
- the deoB gene encoding phosphopentomutase, translated to MFKRMHLIVMDSVGIGEAPDAEKFGDVGSHTLGHIAKEVGLNVPNMEQLGLGTIEPLTGVKAVENHQGYATKLQEVSVGKDTMTGHWEIAGLNIQTPFRVFPEGFPQDLLDKISEFSGRGIIMGANKPYSGTAVIDDFGAEQMETGSLIIYTSADPVLQIAAHEDVIPLEELYRICEYTRDITKDDPYMIGRIIARPYVGEPGNFTRTPNRHDYALDPFGETVLNHLQDAGKEVIAVGKINDIFNGQGITDYVRTASNMDGVDKLLDVMARDFEGLSFTNLVDFDALFGHRRDTPGYGNALEEFDARLPEIIDAMAEDDLLMITADHGNDPTFPGTDHTREYVPLMLFSKKMTGKGNLPVGHFSDISATIAENFGVAATENGTSFLQELK
- a CDS encoding ABC transporter permease — protein: MDLSTIASLVTQTLIYATPLILTALGGVFSERGGVVNVGLEGIMVMGAFSSIVFNLSFAEQLGAWTPWVGVLVGGLTGMLFSLIHAVATVSFRADHIISGTVVNLMAPSLAIFLVKVIYQKGQTDNIRESFGYFTFEHLSKIPVLGPIFFEGTSLPAYFAIIVTIIAWFVLSKTKFGLRLRAVGENPQAADTLGINVYAMRYAGVLLSGFLGGMGGAVFAQQIAGRFAITTISGQGFIAMAAMIFGKWNPLGAMASAIFFGFAQNISISGSNLPVISSIPAVYLQCAPYVLTILVLVIFLGKASGPKANGKNYIKSK
- a CDS encoding ABC transporter permease; its protein translation is MDNSTSNLKKVLVPVLSVLLGFLLGAIIMWVSGYDAIAGYKTMINTAFINPQTGAINPKSIGEIFVTAGPLIFTGLGFAVANTAGFFNIGLSGQALCGWVASVWTVLAMQGMPKLVVVPVAVIVGALAGAVAAAIPGALRAFFGTSEVIVTIMMNYILLYVSTHIVNNVMSESIIQTKGVTKNVGLEGSLRTEWLGQISNGSRLNLGIILAIVFLVLVWFLLKKTTLGLEIRSVGLNPFASEYAGMSSKRTIIISMVISGALAGLGGVVQGLGTFNNFFVQGSSLSIGFDGMAVSLLGSGTSVGILISALLFSVLKLGGQGMQFAGIPPELVDVVIASIIFFIGISFIIKLVIDKVIKDKKAETIDLKPTPSNENNEGGTI
- a CDS encoding ABC transporter ATP-binding protein, with amino-acid sequence MRNITKQFGTFKANDNINLQLEKGEIHALLGENGAGKSTLMNILSGLLEPTSGEILLNGEVVNISGPTAANRMGIGMVHQHFMLIDAFTVTENIVLGSELTKNGVLDQKKARQEIIEVSEKYGLDVDPDAYIRDISVGMQQRVEILKTLYRGADILIFDEPTAVLTPQEIDELIDIMHGLVKEGKSIIIITHKLDEIKKVADRCTVIRRGKSIDTVMVKDVSSQQLADMMVGRSVSFKTEKREPHPKDVVLSIENLVVKEARGLDAVKNLSLEVRAGEVMGIAGIDGNGQTELIQALTGLKKVESGSIKIKGEEVSDWKPRKITELGVGHVPEDRHKYGLVLEMSLAENIGLQTYYKEPLSKNGVLNYKVINEYARKLIDEYDVRTVNELVPAKALSGGNQQKAIIAREVDRDPDLLIVSQPTRGLDVGAIEYIHKRLIDQRDKDKAVLVVSFELDEILNVSDRIAVLHAGEIVGIVNAKETTENELGLMMAGYSLEEARKELQNSEAGDING
- a CDS encoding BMP family lipoprotein is translated as MKKAKLFSLGAATLALGLGLTACGSNNDKTADSGAATGGDVDKAHTVAMVTDIGGVDDRSFNQSAWEGLQAWGKEHGAEKGVNGFDYIQSNDGSEYTTNIDSAVSQGFKTIFGIGYLLQPGIEAAAAQNPDTQFGIIDSVIEGFDNVVSATFKDNEAAYLAGIAAAYTTKTDKVGFIGGEEGVVIDRFEAGFAKGVEDGAKNLGKKIEVTAKYAASFGDPAKGKALAADMYKNGADIIYHASGGTGAGLFQEAAALNKDRASDDKVWVIGVDSDQQAEGVYKNKDGEEDNFTLTSTLKGVGAAVQDISTRALNDEFPGGESLVYGLKDGGVDLTDGFLSDDAKAAVKEAKQNVIDGKVEVPETPGK